From a single Bradyrhizobium sediminis genomic region:
- the gap gene encoding type I glyceraldehyde-3-phosphate dehydrogenase produces the protein MTIRVAINGFGRIGRNVLRAIAESGRKDIEVVGINDLGPVETNAHLLRFDSVHGRFPGTVTVDGDSISLGDGKIRVSAERDPSKLPWKELGVDIALECTGIFTAKDKASAHLTAGAQRVLVSAPADNADATVVYGVNHDTLTKDHLVVSNGSCTTNCLAPVAKVLHDTVGIETGFMTTIHAYTGDQPTLDTLHKDLYRGRAAAMSMIPTSTGAAKAIGLVLPELNGKLDGVSVRVPVPNVSVIDLKIVAQRKTTKEEINEAMKRASEQQLKGILGYTTAPNVSIDFNHDPHSATFHMDQTKVQNGTLVRVMAWYDNEWGFSNRMADTAVAMGKKL, from the coding sequence ATGACAATCCGGGTCGCGATCAACGGGTTTGGCCGCATCGGCCGCAACGTGCTGCGCGCCATCGCCGAGTCGGGCCGTAAGGATATTGAGGTCGTCGGCATCAACGATCTCGGCCCGGTCGAGACCAACGCCCATCTGTTGCGCTTCGATTCCGTGCATGGCCGTTTCCCAGGCACCGTGACCGTGGACGGCGACTCGATCAGCCTCGGCGACGGCAAGATCAGGGTCTCCGCCGAGCGCGATCCGTCCAAGCTGCCCTGGAAGGAACTCGGCGTCGACATCGCGCTGGAATGCACCGGCATCTTCACCGCCAAAGACAAGGCCTCCGCGCACCTGACCGCCGGCGCCCAGCGCGTGCTGGTCTCGGCGCCAGCCGATAACGCCGACGCGACCGTCGTCTACGGCGTCAACCACGACACGCTGACCAAGGACCACCTGGTCGTCTCCAACGGCTCCTGCACCACCAATTGCCTCGCGCCCGTCGCCAAGGTGCTGCACGACACCGTCGGCATCGAGACCGGATTCATGACCACGATCCACGCCTATACCGGCGACCAGCCGACGCTCGACACCCTGCACAAGGATCTCTATCGCGGCCGCGCCGCGGCGATGTCGATGATCCCGACCTCGACGGGCGCCGCGAAAGCGATCGGCCTGGTGTTGCCGGAACTGAACGGCAAGCTCGACGGCGTCTCGGTCCGCGTCCCCGTCCCGAACGTCTCGGTGATCGATCTCAAGATCGTCGCGCAACGCAAGACCACCAAGGAAGAGATCAACGAGGCGATGAAGCGCGCGAGCGAGCAGCAGCTCAAGGGTATCCTTGGCTACACCACCGCGCCCAATGTCTCGATCGACTTCAACCACGACCCGCATTCCGCGACGTTCCACATGGACCAGACCAAGGTGCAGAACGGCACGCTGGTGCGGGTGATGGCGTGGTACGATAATGAGTGGGGGTTCTCGAACCGCATGGCCGACACCGCCGTGGCGATGGGGAAGAAGCTGTAA
- a CDS encoding cell division protein ZapA translates to MSHINVTINGRQYRMACEEGQEVRLLKLAESLESRIQSLRGKFGEIGDARLTVMAALTVCDELLDSGQRIRNLEEELVALRDVRVAAADRAKATQIAVANALNSAAERIEKTTQVLNRTIGGGVAIG, encoded by the coding sequence ATGAGCCATATCAACGTCACCATCAACGGCCGGCAATACCGGATGGCTTGCGAGGAAGGCCAGGAGGTGCGGCTTCTGAAGCTCGCCGAGAGCCTGGAATCGCGGATCCAGAGCCTGCGCGGCAAGTTCGGCGAGATCGGCGACGCGCGCCTGACCGTGATGGCGGCGCTGACTGTATGCGACGAATTGCTCGACTCCGGCCAGCGCATCCGCAATCTCGAGGAAGAACTCGTCGCCTTGCGCGACGTCCGCGTCGCCGCGGCCGATCGCGCCAAGGCGACGCAGATCGCGGTGGCCAATGCGCTGAACTCCGCGGCCGAACGCATCGAGAAGACCACCCAGGTCCTCAACCGCACCATCGGCGGCGGCGTCGCGATTGGGTAA
- the tkt gene encoding transketolase: MTQVHSRMANAIRGLAMDAVEKAKSGHPGLPMGAADIATVLFTQFLKYDAADPKWPDRDRFVLSAGHGSMLLYALLYLTGDKDMTLDQIRNFRQLGSLTPGHPENFHTRGVETTTGPLGQGIATSVGMALAEKMLAAEFGKKIVSHHTYVLASDGDLMEGVSQEAIAMAGHWKLNKLIVLYDDNGISIDGPTSIADSVDQVKRFKSAGWAAERIDGHDPKAIAAAIARAQKSNKPSLIACKTTIGFGAPNKAGTAKVHGEALGADELKAAKEKLGISLDPFSVPEDVLKAWRQAGSRSSAARKDWEAQFAQLGNRKRAEFERRMRHERPASLAKALKAHKKALIETPLTAATRKSSEAAIEAIAAAMPMEFLAGSADLTGSNNNKAKSAVAFSAKTPKGRFIHYGIREHGMASAMNGIFLHGGFAPNGATFLVFTDYARPAMRLAALMGAGVVYVMTHDSIGLGEDGPTHQPVEHLAALRAIPNMRVFRPCDAIEVAECWELALNRTDGPTVLALTRQNLPQLRNSTPSENPCSHGAYELIAAQGEAKVSLFASGSEVEIATAAQKQLAERGIASRVVSVPSLELLLAQPADRQKAVIGNAPVKIAIEAAVRFGWDAVIGHDGEFIGMHGFGASAPAKELYKHFGITAEAAVNAALKRLA, from the coding sequence ATGACGCAGGTTCATTCCCGTATGGCCAATGCGATCCGTGGGCTCGCAATGGACGCCGTCGAGAAGGCGAAATCCGGCCATCCCGGCCTGCCCATGGGCGCCGCCGACATCGCCACCGTGCTGTTCACACAGTTCCTGAAATACGACGCCGCCGACCCGAAATGGCCGGACCGCGACCGCTTCGTGCTGTCGGCCGGGCACGGCTCGATGCTGCTGTATGCGCTGCTGTACCTGACCGGCGACAAGGACATGACGCTCGACCAGATCAGGAATTTCCGTCAGCTGGGATCGCTGACGCCGGGACACCCGGAAAACTTCCACACCAGGGGCGTCGAGACCACGACCGGCCCGCTCGGCCAGGGCATCGCGACCTCGGTCGGCATGGCGCTGGCGGAAAAGATGCTGGCCGCCGAATTCGGCAAGAAGATCGTCAGCCATCACACCTATGTGCTCGCCTCCGACGGCGACCTGATGGAGGGCGTATCGCAGGAAGCGATCGCGATGGCCGGCCACTGGAAGCTCAACAAGCTGATCGTGCTATACGACGACAACGGCATTTCGATCGACGGCCCGACTTCGATCGCCGACTCGGTCGACCAGGTGAAGCGGTTCAAGTCGGCCGGCTGGGCCGCCGAGCGCATCGACGGCCACGATCCCAAGGCGATTGCCGCGGCGATCGCGCGGGCGCAGAAGTCCAACAAGCCGTCGCTGATCGCCTGCAAGACCACGATCGGCTTTGGTGCGCCGAACAAGGCCGGCACCGCGAAGGTCCATGGCGAAGCGCTCGGCGCCGATGAACTGAAGGCCGCCAAGGAAAAACTCGGCATTTCGCTCGATCCGTTCTCGGTGCCGGAGGACGTGCTGAAGGCCTGGCGCCAGGCCGGCAGCCGCAGCAGCGCCGCGCGCAAGGATTGGGAAGCGCAGTTCGCGCAGCTCGGCAACCGCAAGCGCGCCGAGTTCGAACGCCGTATGCGGCACGAGCGGCCGGCTTCGCTGGCCAAGGCGCTGAAGGCCCACAAGAAGGCGCTGATCGAGACGCCCCTGACGGCCGCCACCCGCAAATCATCGGAGGCTGCGATCGAGGCGATCGCAGCGGCGATGCCGATGGAATTCCTGGCAGGCTCCGCCGACCTCACCGGCTCCAACAACAACAAGGCGAAATCCGCGGTCGCCTTCTCCGCCAAGACGCCGAAGGGCCGCTTCATCCATTACGGCATCCGCGAGCACGGCATGGCATCCGCTATGAACGGCATCTTCCTGCATGGCGGTTTCGCGCCGAACGGCGCCACGTTCCTGGTATTCACCGACTATGCCCGTCCGGCGATGCGGCTTGCGGCGCTGATGGGGGCCGGGGTCGTCTACGTGATGACCCATGATTCCATCGGCCTCGGCGAAGACGGACCGACGCACCAGCCGGTCGAGCATCTCGCCGCGCTGCGCGCCATTCCCAATATGCGCGTGTTCCGGCCCTGCGACGCGATCGAGGTGGCGGAGTGCTGGGAACTGGCGCTGAACCGCACCGACGGCCCGACTGTGCTGGCGCTGACCCGCCAGAACCTGCCGCAATTGCGCAACTCGACGCCATCAGAGAATCCCTGCAGCCACGGCGCCTACGAACTGATTGCCGCCCAGGGCGAGGCCAAGGTCTCGCTGTTCGCCTCCGGTTCTGAGGTCGAGATTGCGACTGCGGCGCAGAAGCAGCTGGCCGAGCGCGGCATCGCGTCGCGGGTGGTGTCGGTGCCCTCGCTCGAATTGCTGCTGGCGCAACCGGCGGACCGCCAAAAGGCGGTGATCGGCAATGCGCCGGTCAAGATCGCGATCGAGGCCGCGGTCCGGTTCGGCTGGGATGCCGTGATCGGGCACGATGGTGAATTTATCGGCATGCACGGCTTCGGCGCCAGCGCGCCCGCCAAGGAGCTTTACAAGCACTTCGGAATTACCGCCGAGGCTGCGGTTAACGCTGCCCTGAAGCGCCTGGCGTGA
- the ruvC gene encoding crossover junction endodeoxyribonuclease RuvC codes for MTSQPIRHPVRIMGIDPGLRRTGWGVIEIDGNRLAFVGCGSVEPSDSLPLASRLLAIHEGLAAVLGDLKPAEAAVEQTFVNKDGVATLKLGQARGVAMLAPAMFGISVAEYAPNQVKKTVVGAGHADKNQILAMLKILLPKAEPKSADAADALAIAITHAHHRGSAALRLKVVGI; via the coding sequence ATGACATCTCAGCCGATTCGCCATCCCGTCCGCATCATGGGCATCGATCCGGGCCTGCGCCGCACCGGCTGGGGCGTGATCGAGATCGACGGCAACCGGCTCGCCTTCGTCGGCTGCGGTTCGGTGGAACCATCCGACAGCCTGCCGCTGGCGAGCCGGCTGCTGGCGATTCACGAGGGCCTTGCCGCCGTGCTCGGCGACCTGAAGCCGGCCGAAGCCGCGGTCGAACAGACCTTCGTCAACAAGGACGGCGTCGCCACCCTGAAACTCGGGCAGGCGCGCGGGGTCGCGATGCTGGCGCCGGCGATGTTCGGAATTTCGGTTGCGGAATACGCGCCCAACCAGGTGAAGAAAACCGTGGTCGGCGCCGGCCATGCCGACAAGAACCAGATCCTGGCGATGCTGAAAATCCTGCTGCCGAAGGCCGAGCCGAAATCGGCCGACGCCGCCGACGCGCTGGCGATCGCGATTACGCACGCGCATCATCGCGGCAGCGCGGCGCTGCGGCTGAAGGTGGTCGGGATATGA
- a CDS encoding TIGR00282 family metallophosphoesterase, whose amino-acid sequence MRILFVGDVVGRAGRTAISEHLPGMIRDWALDLVVVNGENAAGGFGITESIYQEFIDAGADAVTLGNHAWDQREALVFIERAPRLVRPANFPKGTPGRGAALVDTKNGQRALVVNAIGRVFMTPFDDPFAVIGRELEACPLREAADAIVVDFHCEASSEKQGIGFFCDGRASLVVGTHTHVPTADHQILSGGTAYMTDAGMTGDYDSIIGMQKEEPLRRFTTGIPSGRFEPAAGAATFSGVAVETDDETGLALKIAPVRKGGRLEPTLPGFW is encoded by the coding sequence TTGCGTATTCTTTTCGTCGGGGACGTGGTCGGCAGGGCCGGGCGCACCGCCATCTCAGAGCATCTGCCAGGCATGATCCGCGACTGGGCGCTCGATCTCGTCGTCGTCAATGGCGAGAACGCCGCCGGCGGCTTCGGCATCACCGAGTCGATCTACCAGGAATTCATCGACGCCGGCGCCGATGCGGTCACGCTCGGCAACCACGCGTGGGATCAGCGCGAGGCGCTGGTGTTCATCGAGCGGGCGCCGCGACTGGTTCGTCCGGCGAATTTTCCGAAAGGCACGCCGGGCCGCGGCGCCGCGCTGGTCGACACCAAGAACGGCCAGCGCGCGCTGGTCGTCAACGCCATCGGCCGCGTCTTCATGACGCCGTTCGACGACCCGTTCGCCGTCATCGGCCGTGAACTCGAGGCCTGTCCGCTGCGCGAGGCGGCGGACGCCATCGTGGTCGATTTCCATTGCGAGGCGTCGAGCGAAAAGCAGGGCATCGGCTTCTTCTGCGACGGCCGCGCCAGTCTCGTGGTCGGCACCCACACCCATGTGCCGACCGCTGATCACCAAATCCTTTCCGGCGGCACCGCCTACATGACCGATGCCGGCATGACCGGCGATTACGATTCGATCATCGGCATGCAGAAGGAAGAGCCGCTGCGGCGTTTTACGACGGGCATTCCCTCGGGCCGTTTCGAACCGGCGGCGGGTGCTGCGACATTCAGCGGCGTCGCGGTCGAGACCGACGACGAGACCGGGCTGGCGCTCAAGATCGCGCCGGTGCGAAAAGGCGGAAGGCTGGAGCCGACGCTGCCGGGGTTTTGGTAG
- a CDS encoding YebC/PmpR family DNA-binding transcriptional regulator produces MAGHSQFKNIMHRKGRQDAQKSKLFSKLAREITVAAKMGAPDPSMNARLRAAIISARQENMSKDSIERAVKKATGTESENYDEIRYEGYGPGGVAVIVEALTDNRNRAASDIRSFFTKSGGNLGETGSVSFMFDRTGIIEYDAKVASDDAMLEAAIEAGADDVISSESGHEVYASQETFRDVAKALEAKFGEARKAALTWKPQNTVAVDDETGEKLLKLIDLLNEHDDVQNVYANFEVSDALMAKMGG; encoded by the coding sequence ATGGCCGGACATTCCCAATTCAAGAACATCATGCACCGCAAGGGCCGGCAGGACGCCCAGAAATCGAAGCTGTTCTCTAAGCTGGCGCGGGAAATCACCGTCGCCGCCAAGATGGGCGCGCCCGATCCCAGCATGAACGCCCGGCTGCGCGCCGCGATCATCTCCGCCCGCCAGGAGAACATGTCGAAGGACTCGATCGAACGCGCAGTGAAGAAGGCGACCGGCACCGAGAGCGAGAATTACGACGAGATCCGCTACGAGGGCTACGGTCCGGGCGGCGTCGCCGTGATCGTCGAGGCGCTGACCGACAACCGCAACCGCGCGGCGTCGGACATCCGCTCCTTCTTCACCAAGTCCGGCGGCAATCTCGGAGAAACCGGCTCGGTCTCCTTCATGTTCGACCGCACCGGCATCATCGAATACGACGCCAAGGTCGCCTCCGACGATGCGATGCTGGAAGCGGCGATCGAGGCCGGCGCCGATGACGTGATCTCGAGCGAGAGCGGCCATGAGGTCTACGCCTCGCAGGAAACCTTCCGTGACGTCGCCAAGGCGCTGGAGGCGAAATTCGGCGAAGCCCGCAAGGCGGCGCTGACCTGGAAGCCGCAGAACACCGTGGCGGTGGACGACGAGACCGGCGAGAAGCTGTTGAAGCTGATCGACCTCCTGAACGAGCACGACGACGTGCAGAACGTCTACGCCAATTTCGAGGTTTCCGACGCGCTGATGGCTAAGATGGGTGGGTAG
- a CDS encoding DUF4164 domain-containing protein, with product MSDRPANGAGHAEPVFADIDAATRRLMSALDALESAVERRREADRDENELAARIQALGADRSRLADELDGSLVKSRRLERANREIADRLDAAISTIRTVLDPGEDG from the coding sequence ATGAGCGATCGTCCTGCCAATGGCGCCGGCCACGCCGAGCCGGTCTTCGCCGATATCGACGCCGCGACGCGGCGGCTGATGTCGGCGCTCGATGCGTTGGAGAGTGCGGTCGAGCGCCGGCGCGAAGCCGATCGTGACGAGAACGAGTTGGCGGCCCGGATTCAGGCGCTCGGCGCCGACCGGTCGCGGCTTGCCGACGAACTCGACGGATCGCTGGTGAAGTCGCGCCGGCTGGAGCGCGCCAATCGCGAGATCGCCGACCGGCTGGATGCGGCGATCAGCACCATCCGCACGGTACTCGATCCCGGAGAAGACGGATGA
- the ruvA gene encoding Holliday junction branch migration protein RuvA — protein MIGKLKGLIDSYGEDYVILDVGGVGYQVHCSSRTLQALPSPGDAAVLSIETYVREDQIRLFGFRSDIEREWFRLLQTVQGVGAKVALAVLSTLPPADLANAIALRDKAAVTRTPGVGPKVAERIVTELKDKAPSFANVDPALVHLSGAIDDHRAPRPVTDAISALVNLGYGQPQAAAAIASASRSAGENAETAQLIRLGLKELAK, from the coding sequence ATGATAGGCAAACTGAAAGGGCTGATCGATTCCTACGGCGAGGATTATGTGATCCTCGACGTCGGCGGCGTCGGCTATCAGGTGCATTGCTCGTCGCGCACGCTGCAGGCGCTGCCCTCGCCGGGCGATGCCGCGGTGCTGTCGATCGAGACCTATGTGCGCGAGGATCAGATCAGATTGTTCGGCTTCCGCAGCGACATCGAGCGCGAATGGTTTCGGCTGCTGCAGACCGTGCAGGGCGTCGGCGCCAAGGTGGCGCTGGCGGTGCTCTCGACCTTGCCGCCGGCGGATCTCGCCAATGCCATTGCGCTGCGCGACAAGGCCGCGGTGACGCGCACCCCGGGCGTCGGCCCCAAGGTCGCCGAGCGCATCGTCACCGAACTGAAGGACAAGGCGCCCAGCTTCGCCAATGTCGATCCGGCGCTGGTGCATCTGTCCGGCGCGATCGACGATCACCGCGCGCCGCGCCCGGTCACCGACGCGATCTCGGCCTTGGTCAATCTCGGCTACGGCCAGCCGCAGGCGGCGGCCGCCATCGCCTCGGCCTCGCGCAGCGCCGGCGAAAATGCCGAGACCGCGCAGCTCATCCGGCTGGGGCTGAAGGAGTTGGCGAAGTGA
- a CDS encoding phosphoglycerate kinase — protein MTKTFRTLDDVDVKGKRVLLRVDLNVPMEDGRVTDATRLERIAPTITEISGKGGKVVLLAHFGRPKGRDAKDSLKPVASALSHVIRKPVGFAEDCVGEAAEKAVGAMKGGDILCLENTRFHKEEEKNDPAFVAELARLGDIWVNDAFSAAHRAHASTEGLGHKLPAYAGRTMQAELDALGKALEAPTKPVIAIIGGAKVSTKIDLLENLVSKVDALVIGGGMANTFLHAQGVGIGKSLAEKELAATALRIIEKAEAANCAIILPVDAVVAYHFAANAPAQAYGLDSIPADGMILDVGPQSTARIHAAIDDAATLVWNGPLGAFEMTPFDRGTMVAARHAAERTRAKKLISVAGGGDTVAALNQAGVAGDFTYVSTAGGAFLEWMEGKPLPGVEVLKIR, from the coding sequence ATGACAAAAACATTCCGCACCCTCGATGACGTCGACGTGAAGGGCAAGCGCGTGCTGCTGCGCGTCGATCTCAACGTGCCGATGGAAGACGGCCGCGTCACCGACGCCACACGGCTCGAGCGGATCGCGCCGACCATCACCGAGATCTCCGGCAAGGGCGGCAAGGTCGTGCTGCTCGCGCATTTCGGCCGGCCGAAGGGCCGCGACGCCAAGGATTCGCTGAAGCCGGTCGCATCGGCACTTTCCCACGTCATCCGGAAGCCGGTCGGCTTCGCCGAGGATTGCGTTGGCGAGGCCGCCGAAAAGGCGGTTGGCGCGATGAAGGGCGGCGACATTCTTTGCCTGGAGAATACCCGCTTCCACAAAGAAGAAGAGAAGAACGATCCCGCATTCGTAGCCGAACTCGCAAGACTCGGCGACATCTGGGTCAACGACGCCTTTTCGGCAGCGCACCGCGCGCACGCCTCCACCGAAGGCCTCGGCCACAAGCTGCCGGCCTATGCCGGACGCACCATGCAGGCCGAACTCGACGCGCTCGGCAAAGCGCTGGAAGCGCCGACCAAGCCCGTGATTGCGATCATCGGCGGCGCCAAGGTCTCCACCAAGATCGACCTCCTGGAAAACCTCGTCAGCAAGGTCGACGCGCTGGTGATCGGCGGCGGTATGGCCAACACCTTCCTGCATGCGCAGGGCGTCGGCATCGGCAAGTCGCTGGCGGAGAAGGAGCTGGCGGCGACCGCGCTGCGGATCATCGAGAAGGCGGAAGCCGCCAATTGCGCGATCATCCTGCCCGTCGACGCCGTCGTCGCCTATCACTTCGCGGCCAATGCGCCGGCGCAGGCCTACGGTCTCGACTCGATTCCCGCCGACGGCATGATCCTCGACGTCGGCCCGCAGTCGACCGCGCGGATCCATGCCGCGATCGACGACGCCGCGACGCTGGTCTGGAACGGCCCGCTCGGGGCGTTCGAGATGACCCCGTTCGACCGCGGCACCATGGTGGCGGCCAGGCACGCGGCGGAGCGGACCAGGGCCAAGAAGCTGATCTCGGTCGCCGGCGGCGGCGACACGGTGGCGGCGCTGAACCAGGCCGGCGTGGCCGGCGATTTCACCTATGTTTCGACCGCAGGCGGCGCGTTTCTCGAATGGATGGAAGGGAAACCATTGCCGGGCGTCGAGGTTTTGAAGATACGTTAG
- a CDS encoding methyl-accepting chemotaxis protein has product MAFGLFRKRPEPAAPAVAPAVAPPAVAAAAPGNSDSDSAREILELLELELGAMIRQLERAANSVAGGAEATAATLSTIRQRTDALTGRTSAAQSTATTFSQAADQFTHSAQGIGSQVRDASKLADQAGEAAREASLNVDRLRESSAAIGNVVNLIAQIARQTTLLALNSTIEAARAGTAGRGFAVVATEVKALAVQTQNATEEISKKIDALQKDAAGSVDAVHRISLAIEAIRPVFENVTGAVAEQNETTSAMSDNAATASNFIVAVGDSAAEIDSATKEAETHGERVASAGKAVTMFAQKLKSRCAVLLRQDERKDQHASLRLPCNLPIDLRSARGPVAASVYEIAREGILIGGPEAERLPLNETLDATIHGIGACRIRTGERSKAGVQARFERPDAALVEQIEDKLWSIQDENTEAVTSAIEAGRALTRIFEDGVRSGAISMDDMFDENYVEIPGSNPVQHRTRILDWADRALPPFQEAFLTKDPRMAFCVMIDRNGYLPVHNKLYSHPQRPGDVAWNTANSRNRRIFNDPAGLAAGRNLRAYLIQSYARDMGNGKTIMMREIDVPIRVNGRHWGGFRTAYKL; this is encoded by the coding sequence ATGGCATTCGGTTTGTTTCGAAAACGGCCCGAACCGGCCGCGCCCGCGGTCGCTCCGGCGGTGGCGCCCCCCGCCGTTGCGGCCGCTGCGCCCGGTAATTCGGATAGCGATTCGGCCAGGGAAATCCTCGAACTGCTCGAACTCGAACTGGGCGCGATGATCCGCCAGCTCGAGCGCGCGGCCAATTCGGTCGCCGGCGGCGCCGAAGCCACGGCGGCCACGCTTTCCACCATCCGCCAGCGCACCGACGCCCTGACCGGGCGCACCAGCGCCGCGCAATCCACCGCTACCACCTTCTCGCAGGCCGCCGACCAGTTCACCCATTCGGCACAAGGCATCGGGTCCCAGGTGCGCGACGCCAGCAAGCTGGCCGACCAGGCCGGCGAAGCCGCCCGCGAAGCCAGCCTCAATGTCGACCGCCTGAGGGAGTCCTCGGCCGCGATCGGCAATGTCGTCAATCTGATCGCGCAGATCGCCCGGCAGACCACGCTCTTGGCGCTCAACTCCACCATCGAGGCGGCACGGGCGGGCACCGCCGGACGCGGTTTCGCGGTCGTCGCCACCGAGGTCAAGGCGCTGGCGGTGCAGACCCAGAACGCCACCGAGGAAATCTCGAAGAAGATCGACGCGCTGCAGAAGGATGCCGCGGGCTCGGTCGATGCGGTGCACCGCATCTCGCTTGCGATCGAGGCGATCCGCCCGGTGTTCGAGAACGTCACCGGCGCAGTGGCGGAGCAGAATGAAACCACCAGCGCGATGTCCGACAACGCCGCCACCGCGTCGAACTTCATCGTCGCGGTCGGCGACAGCGCCGCCGAAATCGACAGCGCCACCAAGGAAGCCGAGACCCATGGCGAACGTGTCGCCAGCGCCGGCAAGGCCGTCACCATGTTCGCGCAGAAGCTCAAGTCGCGCTGCGCGGTGTTGCTGCGCCAGGACGAGCGCAAGGACCAGCACGCGAGCCTGCGACTGCCGTGCAATCTCCCAATAGACCTCCGGAGTGCGCGCGGCCCGGTCGCCGCCTCGGTCTACGAGATCGCCCGGGAAGGCATCCTGATCGGCGGACCGGAGGCCGAGAGGCTACCGCTGAATGAAACCCTCGACGCCACGATACACGGTATCGGCGCCTGCAGGATCCGCACCGGCGAACGGTCGAAGGCCGGCGTGCAGGCGCGATTCGAGCGGCCCGATGCCGCATTGGTCGAACAGATCGAAGACAAGCTCTGGTCGATCCAGGACGAAAACACCGAAGCCGTTACCAGCGCCATCGAAGCCGGCCGCGCGCTGACCAGGATTTTCGAGGACGGCGTCAGGAGCGGCGCCATCTCGATGGACGACATGTTCGACGAGAACTACGTCGAAATCCCCGGCAGCAATCCGGTGCAGCACCGCACCCGGATCCTGGACTGGGCCGATCGCGCGCTGCCGCCGTTCCAGGAGGCGTTCCTCACCAAGGACCCACGCATGGCGTTCTGCGTGATGATCGACCGCAACGGCTACCTGCCGGTGCACAACAAGCTCTACTCGCATCCGCAGCGTCCCGGCGACGTCGCCTGGAACACCGCCAACAGCCGCAACCGCCGCATCTTCAACGATCCCGCAGGCCTCGCCGCCGGCCGCAATCTGCGCGCCTACCTGATCCAGAGCTATGCGCGCGACATGGGCAACGGCAAGACCATCATGATGCGCGAGATCGACGTGCCGATCCGCGTCAACGGCCGCCACTGGGGCGGATTCAGGACGGCGTACAAGCTCTGA
- a CDS encoding 5-formyltetrahydrofolate cyclo-ligase, whose translation MPTLPTERSKADLRTAALARRDALSDKKRDAAAKAVAKRGLPIEIAPGTIVSGYSPIRGEIDPAPLMRKLAAEGVLLALPAIVARGKSLAFRAWSPDDRLMLGPLGIPEPSPAAAEVVPDIMLVPLAAFDRLGHRIGYGGGYYDYTLAHLRKAKAITAIGLAFAAQEIEAVPALSHDEALDYVLTETRVFDFRS comes from the coding sequence ATGCCAACTTTGCCGACCGAGCGATCGAAGGCCGATCTCCGCACCGCAGCTCTCGCCAGGCGCGACGCGCTCAGCGACAAGAAGCGCGACGCCGCGGCAAAGGCCGTCGCCAAACGCGGGCTGCCGATCGAGATCGCGCCCGGCACGATCGTCTCGGGCTATTCGCCGATCCGCGGCGAGATCGATCCCGCTCCCCTGATGCGGAAGCTGGCCGCAGAGGGAGTGCTGCTGGCGCTGCCGGCGATCGTCGCGCGCGGCAAGTCGCTGGCCTTTCGCGCCTGGTCTCCCGACGACCGGCTGATGCTCGGACCGCTCGGCATCCCCGAGCCGTCGCCCGCCGCCGCCGAAGTCGTTCCCGATATCATGCTGGTGCCGCTGGCCGCATTCGACCGGCTGGGACATCGCATCGGCTATGGCGGCGGATATTACGACTACACCCTGGCGCATTTGCGCAAGGCGAAAGCCATCACGGCCATCGGCCTCGCCTTTGCCGCGCAGGAAATCGAGGCCGTGCCTGCGTTGTCGCACGACGAGGCGCTGGATTATGTGCTAACGGAAACGCGAGTGTTCGATTTCCGGAGCTAA